Proteins co-encoded in one Fusarium fujikuroi IMI 58289 draft genome, chromosome FFUJ_chr06 genomic window:
- a CDS encoding Bli-4-like alcohol dehydrogenase has protein sequence MFWSKEQDFNPKNMPSLEEKVILVTGATAGLGKESVLQFAHHDPSRIYLCGRNLQKAQLAAQDIQHAVPSASIRVLPLDLCSFASVKEAARIVLSESERLDILMLNAGTMFVPLDRTADGYEIQFGTNHMGHALLTKLLIPLLDKTTRIPGSDVRVVSLASHGHVYLNKGGINYDTLKTDGESIGLYQCYYQSKLANILWARQLAKKYPRLTVSAIDPGLVNTELLVKATGMVWYLYAVVRCMLITPVSKGARNQLWASVGNGVVSGEYYEPVGKHGLATEEGRDDELAEKLWEWTERELATVLE, from the coding sequence ATGTTTTGGTCCAAAGAACAAGACTTCAACCCCAAAAACATGCCCTCCCTCGAAGAAAAAGTCATCCTCGTTACAGGCGCCACCGCCGGTCTAGGCAAAGAATCCGTCCTCCAATTCGCCCACCACGATCCCTCGCGTATCTACCTCTGCGGCCGTAACCTACAAAAAGCGCAACTAGCAGCTCAAGATATCCAACATGCCGTCCCATCTGCTTCAATAAGAGTCCTCCCTCTCGATCTTTGCTCATTCGCTTCTGTAAAAGAAGCAGCGCGGATCGTGCTCTCGGAATCTGAAAGGCTTGATATCTTGATGCTCAACGCAGGCACTATGTTTGTCCCTCTTGATCGTACTGCAGATGGTTATGAGATTCAGTTTGGGACGAACCATATGGGTCATGCACTGCTCACGAAATTGCTCATTCCGCTCCTCGATAAAACAACCCGTATACCCGGTTCAGACGTAAGAGTTGTGTCTCTTGCATCCCATGGACACGTCTATCTAAACAAAGGCGGCATCAACTATGACACCCTCAAGACCGACGGCGAGTCAATTGGTCTTTATCAGTGCTACTACCAAAGCAAGCTTGCCAACATCCTTTGGGCACGGCAGCTAGCCAAAAAGTATCCGCGCCTCACGGTATCTGCAATTGATCCTGGTCTCGTGAACACAGAGTTGTTGGTGAAGGCGACGGGGATGGTTTGGTACTTATATGCAGTAGTGAGGTGCATGTTGATCACGCCTGTTTCAAAGGGTGCCAGGAATCAGCTTTGGGCATCGGTTGGGAACGGTGTTGTCAGTGGGGAGTACTACGAGCCTGTTGGGAAGCATGGCTTGGCGACGGAAGAGGggagagatgatgagttggCAGAGAAGCTCTGGGAATGGACTGAGAGGGAGCTGGCTACGGTTCTGGAGTAA
- a CDS encoding probable ABC1 transport protein: MTALLSRTMSSRSKHDDQHSDSTAATPTEEPQHDITQNISNLARQLSRVSTTAGTELHAFSPQPGTKLDPNSPTFDPRAWVKAFVRLVESDAGAAPSRSLGVAFKNLNVYGWGTGAEHQKTIVDYPIDVVKYLAGLVGGAKKRRVDILRNFEGVVDEGELLLVLGPPGSGCSTLLKTIAGETAGLEVGPDSYMNFRGIDEKSIRRSFRGDVLYNAEIDCHLAHLTVGETLSFASSAHSPRHVPGGVTRSQADTMMRDVMMAIFGISHTVDTRVGSDFVRGVSGGERKRVSIAEAALTGAKLQCWDNTTRGLDSGNAINFCRNLRLQADLVGVAAAVAIYQAPQSAYDLFDRVTVLYEGHQIFFGRINEAKQYFENLGFECPDRQTTPDFLTSMTSPQERRVRPGFESSAPRTPQEFASRWQSSPQRKALLHEIAAYEANHPPSLRLEEYKSSRRAEQFKNQRAKSPYTISYAAQVKLTLWRGWRRLLADPGFTIASLIFNLIMALVLGTMFYDLKDDSSSFYYRGGLIFFALLFNAFASQLEVLTVYAERPVVEKHNRYAFYHQSAQAIASYIIDLPYKTVNMIIFNLLIYFMAHLRRDAGHFFFFCLTSYLTTLVMSCIYRTLACVTRTTHQAMIPVSILSLGLMIYTGFTMPTDYMLGWSRWMNYINPLAYAFEALMASEFHNRKFACAGMVPQGPGYDDLPADSRICSVVGAEPGSSVVDGDRYINMSFKYYNSNKWRNIGILLGFLFGFLILYIIAAEHAKPPRNKGEVLVFRKGRMPSNFEKDKDDVETQATDRPVVAEKVNNNPSSGLTAGASVFHWEDLCYDIQIKGKDRRLLDHVDGWVKPGKSTALMGVSGAGKTTLLDVLATRVTMGVVSGNTHIDGLATDSSFQHRVGYVQQQDLHLTTMTVREALEFSALLRQSAEISRADKLAYVEDVIDMLDMQEFSDAVIGTPGEGLNVEQRKRLTIGVELAARPQLLVFLDEPTSGLDSQTSWAICDLIEKLTASGQAVLCTIHQPSAMLFQRFDRLLLLAPGGKTVYFGDLGEQSQTLLKYFERNGAPPCPEDANPAEYMLEIIKPSNDEEAEKINWHQIWRDSPEFQEVKQELSRLNSLPSTRGTAMSALENGDASQHKEFVASFSTQFREVLIRTWKHFWRSPTYIWSKIALIVLSSLYIGFTFEAKNTIQGLQNQLYAIFMYMVLFQSLSDQIMPMFLPQRDLYEVRERPSKIYRWNTYILSNIIVEAAWNTFMAVIIYFTWYYPVGFVRNTTSDDQAIRGFLVFLYLWMFMLFTSTFSHAAIVCIATAEEAGVIATLLWMLSISFCGVGVAYKDIPKFWTFMYRVSPATYIVGGIMSTCVWGSNVKCADNEILQMAVPGNMTCGDYMGPFIKEAVGYLLDRASTDVCKYCSLATTEEFLHRFNIDYDDRWWHYGLLWVYIFVNCAAALGFYWLFRVPRGSGVKRA; this comes from the exons ATGACAGCACTACTCTCGAGGACAATGTCCTCTCGCAGCAAACACGACGACCAACACTCCGACTCAACAGCCGCTACACCAACAGAAGAACCTCAGCACGACATAACCCAAAACATCAGCAATCTCGCCCGTCAACTCTCCCGCGTCTCAACAACAGCGGGCACAGAACTCCACGCCTTCTCACCTCAGCCCGGCACAAAGCTAGACCCCAACTCACCAACCTTTGATCCAAGAGCTTGGGTAAAAGCTTTTGTGAGACTAGTCGAGTCAGACGCTGGAGCTGCGCCGTCAAGAAGTTTGGGCGTGGCGTTTAAGAACTTGAATGTTTACGGCTGGGGCACTGGCGCGGAACATCAGAAGACTATTGTTGATTATCCTATTGATGTTGTCAAGTATCTTGCTGGTTTGGTGGGTGGTGCAAAGAAGCGACGGGTTGATATTCTGAGGAATTTCgagggtgttgttgatgaaggagagctgttgcttgttcttggacCACCAGGTTCAGGATGCTCGACGCTGTTGAAGACTATTGCTGGTGAGACAGCTGGTCTCGAAGTTGGACCTGACTCCTACATGAACTTTCGAG GTATCGATGAAAAGAGTATTCGTCGTTCATTCCGCGGCGATGTCCTCTACAACGCCGAAATCGACTGCCATCTTGCCCATCTCACCGTCGGCGAGACCCTCTCCTTCGCCTCATCCGCGCACTCACCGCGGCACGTCCCCGGCGGCGTAACCCGTTCTCAAGCCGACACCATGATGCGCGATGTCATGATGGCCATCTTCGGCATCAGCCACACGGTCGATACCCGTGTTGGCAGCGACTTTGTACGCGGTGTGAGCGGTGGTGAGCGGAAGCGCGTTAGTATCGCCGAGGCTGCGCTCACGGGCGCAAAGTTGCAGTGCTGGGATAATACGACGAGAGGACTGGACAGTGGGAATGCGATTAATTTTTGCAGGAATTTGAGATTGCAGGCTGATCTGGTGGGTGTTGCTGCTGCGGTGGCGATTTATCAGGCGCCGCAGTCTGCGTACGAT TTATTTGATCGTGTTACGGTGCTGTACGAGGGCCATCAGATCTTCTTCGGCCGCATCAACGAAGCGAAGCAATACTTTGAGAACCTCGGCTTCGAGT GCCCCGATCGTCAAACAACACCCGACTTCCTCACCTCGATGACCAGCCCCCAAGAACGCCGTGTAAGGCCAGGCTTCGAATCCTCCGCGCCTCGAACACCTCAAGAATTCGCATCCCGCTGGCAATCCAGTCCCCAGCGCAAAGCCCTCCTCCACGAAATCGCCGCCTACGAAGCAAACCACCCGCCCTCATTACGTCTCGAAGAATATAAATCCTCTCGCCGGGCAGAACAATTCAAGAACCAGCGCGCCAAGTCTCCTTATACCATCTCGTACGCTGCGCAGGTTAAACTTACCCTTTGGAGAGGCTGGAGGCGGTTGTTGGCTGATCCAGGGTTTACTATCGCGTCGTTGAtattcaacctcatcatggcGCTTGTGTTGGGGACGATGTTTTATGATTTGAAGGATGATAGTTCGAGTTTTTACTATCGTGGTGGACTGATCTTTTTTGCGCTGTTGTTTAATGCTTTTGCGAGTCAGCTTGAG GTCCTCACTGTTTACGCCGAACGACCTGTTGTTGAGAAACATAACCGCTATGCGTTCTACCATCAATCTGCGCAGGCCATCGCCAGTTACATCATCGACCTGCCCTACAAAACCGTCAACATGATCATCTTCAATTTGCTGATCTACTTCATGGCCCATCTCCGCCGCGACGCAGgacatttcttcttcttctgcctcaCTTCGTACCTCACCACGCTCGTCATGTCGTGTATCTACCGTACCCTCGCATGCGTCACCCGCACGACGCATCAAGCAATGATTCCCGTGTCGATTCTGAGTCTTGGACTTATGATTTACACGGGCTTTACTATGCCGACGGATTACATGCTTGGATGGTCGAGATGGATGAACTACATCAATCCTCTGGCTTATGCCTTTGAGGCGTTGATGGCGAGTGAGTTCCATAATCGAAAGTTTGCCTGTGCGGGTATGGTTCCTCAGGGTCCAGGCTACGATGACCTTCCCGCCGATTCTCGCATTTGCTCTGTTGTTGGTGCCGAGCCTGGATCGTCTGTGGTCGATGGCGATAGGTATATCAACATGTCCTTCAAGTACTACAACTCTAACAAATGGCG AAACATCGGtatccttcttggctttctcttcGGTTTCCTCATCCTGTACATCATCGCAGCTGAGCACGCAAAGCCTCCCAGGAACAAGGGCGAAGTTCTCGTCTTCCGCAAGGGTCGCATGCCTTCCAACTTTGAGAAGGATAAGGACGATGTCGAGACTCAAGCTACAGATCGACCTGTCGTCGCTGAGAAGGTTAACAACAACCCTTCCAGTGGACTTACGGCCGGTGCTTCTGTGTTTCACTGGGAAGATCTCTGCTACGATATCCAGATCAAGGGTAAGGACCGTCGATTACTGGATCACGTTGACGGATGGGTCAAGCCCGGTAAATCAACAGCTTTAATG GGCGTGTCTGGCGCTGGCAAAACAACCCTTCTCGACGTCCTCGCAACCCGCGTAACAATGGGCGTCGTCTCCGGAAACACCCACATCGACGGCCTCGCAACCGACTCCTCCTTCCAACACCGCGTCGGCTACGTCCAACAGCAGGATCTCCACCTTACAACAATGACGGTCCGCGAAGCCCTAGAGTTCAGCGCGCTTCTCCGCCAATCCGCCGAAATCTCCCGCGCTGACAAACTCGCGTATGTGGAGGACGTCATCGACATGCTGGATATGCAGGAGTTTTCAGATGCTGTTATCGGAACGCCTGGTGAGGGTTTGAACGTTgagcagaggaagagattgaCGATTGGTGTTGAGTTGGCTGCTAGACCGCAgttgttggtgtttttggaCGAGCCGACTAGTGGATTGGACTCACAGACTAGTTGGGCGATTTGCGATCTCATTGAGAAGCTTACGGCTAGTGGACAGGCGGTGTTATGTACCATTCATCAGCCTTCTGCGATGCTGTTCCAGAGATTTGACCGCCTGTTGCTTCTCGCTCCTGGTGGAAAGACAGTTTACTTCGGCG ACCTCGGCGAGCAATCCCAAACCCTGCTCAAGTACTTCGAACGGAACGGCGCCCCGCCTTGTCCCGAAGACGCCAACCCCGCAGAGTACATGCTCGAGATCATCAAACCCTCcaacgacgaagaagccgagaagaTCAACTGGCACCAGATCTGGAGAGACTCACCCGAGTTCCAAGAAGTCAAACAGGAACTTTCACGACTTAACTCTCTGCCTTCTACACGGGGAACAGCGATGAGTGCTTTGGAAAACGGTGATGCGTCGCAGCATAAGGAGTTTGTGGCTTCGTTCTCGACGCAGTTCCGCGAGGTGTTGATCAGGACTTGGAAGCATTTCTGGAGATCACCTACTTATATCTGGTCCAAGATCGCACTGATCGTCTTATCG TCTCTTTACATCGGATTCACgtttgaagccaagaataCTATTCAAGGCTTGCAGAACCAGCTTTACGCTATCTTCATGTATATGGTTCTCTTCCAGAGTCTTAGCGACCAGATCATGCCCATGTTTCTGCCTCAGCGCGATCTATACGAAGTCCGTGAGCGACCATCCAAGATCTACCGCTGGAACA CATACATCTTGtccaacatcatcgtcgaAGCAGCTTGGAACACCTTCATGGCTGTCATAATCTACTTCACCTGGTACTACCCTGTCGGCTTCGTCCGCAACACAACTTCCGACGACCAAGCCATCCGAGGCTTCCTTGTCTTCTTGTATCTCTGGATGTTCATGCTCTTCACCAGTACCTTCTCTCACGCCGCCATCGTTTGCATCGCTACTGCTGAAGAGGCTGGTGTCATTGCGACCTTGTTGTGGATGCTTTCCATTTCGTTCTGCGG TGTTGGTGTCGCTTACAAGGACATCCCCAAGTTCTGGACCTTCATGTATCGTGTCTCACCAGCGACCTACATCGTTGGCGGTATCATGTCAACTTGTGTCTGGGGCTCCAACGTCAAGTGCGCAGATAACGAGATTCTGCAAATGGCTGTTCCTGGAAACATGACCTGCGGCGACTACATGGGTCCTTTCATAAAGGAGGCTGTTGGTTACCTCCTTGATCGCGCGTCTACTGATGTCTGCAAGTATTGCTCGCTTGCTACAACAGAGGAGTTCTTGCATCGGTTCAACATCGACTATGATGATCGATGGTGGCACTACGGACTTCTCTGGGTGTACATCTTTGTTAACTGTGCTGCTGCTTTGGGCTTCTACTGGTTGTTCAGGGTGCCGAGAGGAAGTGGCGTGAAGAGGGCTTGA